One region of Enterobacter ludwigii genomic DNA includes:
- a CDS encoding inorganic triphosphatase — protein MAQEIELKFIVEKDSFDALSQHLHTLSGEHHAPVQLLNIYYETPDNWLRRHDMGLRIRGANGRYEMTMKIAGRVVGGLHQRPEYNIDISKPELELERFPTEVWPEGKLPETLSADVQPLFSTDFWREKWLVTEGKSRIEIALDLGEVKAGEFQEPICELELELLEGDANDVLKLARKLVNQSGLRQGSLSKAARGYHLAVGNAPRVVKETTILHVAPKASVEQGLEAALELALSQWQYHEELWARNVKNAKSHVLAAIAMVRHTLTLFGGIVPRKASAHLRDLLTQIETLMLSDVSAQTAIYSPQTATAKLALTEFLVTRGWRTFLDAKAQTKIAENFKRFADIHLSRHAAELKSTFAYPLGDQYGDQLPRLSRNIDSMLLLSGAYDGVKAQAWLENWQGLKHAIETRQHIEIEHFRNEAISQEPFWLHSGKR, from the coding sequence ATGGCACAAGAAATTGAATTAAAGTTTATCGTCGAAAAAGACAGCTTTGACGCTCTTAGTCAGCATCTGCACACGCTTTCCGGCGAACACCATGCACCGGTACAACTGCTTAATATCTATTACGAAACGCCAGACAACTGGCTGCGCCGCCACGATATGGGGCTACGTATCCGTGGCGCGAACGGACGCTACGAGATGACGATGAAAATTGCCGGTCGCGTGGTTGGCGGTTTACATCAGCGCCCGGAATACAATATCGACATCAGTAAGCCAGAACTTGAGCTGGAACGTTTCCCGACAGAAGTTTGGCCTGAGGGTAAACTGCCAGAAACCTTATCCGCAGACGTACAGCCCCTGTTCAGTACTGATTTCTGGCGCGAAAAATGGCTGGTGACGGAAGGCAAGAGCCGCATTGAAATCGCGCTGGATTTAGGTGAGGTGAAGGCGGGTGAGTTCCAGGAGCCGATCTGCGAACTGGAGCTTGAACTGCTGGAAGGGGATGCGAATGATGTGCTGAAGCTGGCGCGCAAGCTGGTGAACCAGTCCGGGTTGCGTCAGGGAAGCCTGAGTAAAGCCGCGCGAGGTTACCACCTGGCGGTCGGAAATGCGCCACGCGTGGTGAAAGAGACGACGATTTTGCACGTTGCGCCGAAAGCCAGCGTAGAGCAGGGTCTGGAAGCCGCGCTGGAGCTGGCGCTCTCGCAGTGGCAGTACCATGAAGAGCTGTGGGCGCGGAATGTGAAAAACGCGAAATCCCACGTGCTGGCGGCGATTGCCATGGTGCGCCATACCCTGACGCTGTTTGGCGGTATTGTTCCTCGCAAAGCGAGCGCTCACTTACGTGACCTGCTGACGCAAATCGAAACGCTGATGCTGTCCGACGTATCGGCACAAACAGCGATCTATAGCCCGCAAACGGCGACGGCAAAACTGGCACTGACCGAGTTTCTGGTCACGCGTGGCTGGCGTACCTTCCTGGATGCGAAAGCGCAGACCAAAATCGCGGAGAACTTCAAACGTTTCGCGGATATTCATCTCTCTCGTCATGCCGCCGAGCTGAAGAGCACCTTTGCTTACCCGCTGGGTGACCAGTATGGCGATCAGCTTCCTCGTCTTTCGCGCAATATCGACAGCATGCTGCTGCTTTCCGGTGCCTATGACGGCGTGAAGGCTCAGGCCTGGCTGGAGAACTGGCAGGGGCTGAAGCATGCCATTGAAACCCGTCAGCATATTGAGATTGAGCATTTCCGTAACGAGGCCATTTCGCAGGAGCCGTTCTGGCTGCACAGCGGAAAACGTTAA
- a CDS encoding SH3 domain-containing protein: MLKLRLIGLTLLAFSAATTVHAEEKRYVSDELNTWVRSGPGDNYRLVGTVNAGEEVTLLQTNADTNYGQVRDSTGRTSWIPLKELSTVPSLRTRVPDLENQVKTLTDKLNNIDGTWNQRTAEMQQKVAQSDGVINGLKEENQKLKNELIVAQKKVNAANLQLDDKQRTIIMQWFMYGGGVLGVGLVLGLVLPHLIPSRKRKDRWMN, from the coding sequence ATGCTTAAATTACGCCTGATTGGACTTACTTTACTCGCTTTTAGCGCCGCAACCACCGTGCACGCTGAAGAGAAGCGTTACGTTTCTGACGAACTGAACACCTGGGTACGCAGTGGCCCCGGAGATAATTATCGCCTCGTGGGCACGGTAAATGCCGGCGAGGAAGTCACCCTGTTACAGACCAACGCGGACACCAACTATGGCCAGGTTCGCGACAGTACCGGCCGTACGTCCTGGATCCCGCTGAAAGAGCTGAGCACCGTGCCAAGTCTGCGCACCCGCGTACCGGATCTGGAAAACCAGGTGAAAACCCTGACCGACAAGCTGAATAACATCGACGGAACCTGGAACCAACGCACCGCAGAAATGCAGCAGAAAGTGGCGCAGAGTGACGGTGTGATCAACGGTCTGAAAGAAGAGAACCAAAAACTCAAAAACGAGCTGATTGTCGCGCAGAAGAAAGTGAATGCCGCCAATCTGCAGCTCGACGACAAACAGCGCACCATCATCATGCAGTGGTTTATGTATGGCGGTGGCGTGCTGGGCGTGGGTCTGGTGCTCGGTCTGGTGCTGCCGCATCTGATCCCAAGCCGTAAGCGTAAAGACCGCTGGATGAACTAA
- a CDS encoding multifunctional CCA addition/repair protein produces MKSYLVGGAVRDALLGLPVKDKDWVVVGATPEEMLDAGYQQVGRDFPVFLHPKSREEYALARTERKSGSGYTGFTCYAAPDVTLEQDLLRRDLTINALAQDEQGHIIDAYGGQDDLRNRLLRHVSPAFSEDPLRVLRVARFAARYAHLSFRIADETMALMTAMTEAGELEHLTPERVWKETENALTTRNPQVFFQVLRDCGALKVLFPEIDALFGVPAPAKWHPEIDTGVHTLMTLSMAAMLSPEVDIRFSTLCHDLGKGLTPKEFWPRHHGHGPAGVKLVEGLCQRLRVPNEIRDLAKLVAEFHDLIHTFPILKPATIVKLFDNIDAWRKPHRVEQIALTSEADVRGRTGFEACDYPQGRLLRKAWEVAKAVPTKDVVEAGFKGPEIREELTRRRIQAVTDWKEKHCPQPKD; encoded by the coding sequence GTGAAGAGTTATCTGGTCGGTGGTGCGGTACGTGATGCGTTGTTAGGTCTGCCGGTCAAAGATAAAGACTGGGTGGTGGTCGGTGCCACCCCCGAAGAGATGCTCGACGCGGGCTACCAGCAGGTAGGCCGCGATTTTCCCGTATTCCTGCACCCAAAAAGCCGGGAAGAGTACGCCCTCGCGCGTACCGAGCGGAAATCCGGTTCTGGCTACACGGGTTTCACCTGTTATGCCGCGCCGGACGTCACGCTGGAGCAAGATCTCCTGCGTCGCGATCTCACCATCAACGCGCTGGCACAGGATGAGCAGGGGCACATCATTGACGCTTATGGCGGTCAGGACGATCTGCGTAACCGCCTTTTACGTCACGTCTCCCCGGCGTTTTCTGAAGATCCGCTCCGCGTTCTGCGCGTGGCGCGTTTTGCCGCGCGTTATGCCCACCTGAGTTTCCGTATTGCCGATGAGACAATGGCGCTGATGACCGCCATGACCGAGGCGGGTGAACTTGAACACCTGACGCCAGAGCGCGTCTGGAAAGAGACGGAAAATGCCCTCACTACGCGCAACCCGCAGGTCTTTTTCCAGGTTCTGCGCGACTGCGGCGCGCTGAAGGTGCTGTTCCCGGAAATCGACGCGCTGTTTGGTGTCCCTGCACCGGCGAAATGGCACCCGGAAATTGATACCGGCGTTCATACCCTGATGACGCTCAGTATGGCGGCTATGCTCAGCCCCGAGGTCGACATCCGTTTTTCCACCCTGTGCCACGATCTGGGCAAAGGCTTAACGCCAAAAGAGTTCTGGCCGCGTCATCACGGGCATGGCCCGGCAGGCGTGAAGCTGGTCGAGGGGCTTTGTCAGCGTCTGCGCGTCCCGAATGAGATCCGCGATCTGGCGAAACTGGTGGCCGAGTTCCACGACCTGATCCACACCTTCCCCATCCTGAAACCGGCCACCATCGTCAAGCTGTTCGATAACATCGACGCCTGGCGCAAACCTCACCGCGTGGAGCAAATCGCCCTGACCAGTGAAGCTGACGTACGTGGGCGCACCGGGTTTGAAGCGTGTGATTACCCGCAGGGACGTTTATTGCGTAAAGCCTGGGAAGTCGCGAAAGCGGTGCCAACGAAGGATGTTGTCGAAGCGGGCTTTAAAGGACCTGAGATCCGTGAAGAACT